The Gossypium arboreum isolate Shixiya-1 chromosome 2, ASM2569848v2, whole genome shotgun sequence region ATCGAAATGCTTCTGTTGCAAATGGAAAATTTATTCATATGAGATGTGTTGCACACATTCTTAATCTCATTGTGCAATATGGTATTAAGGATGCTTCTGTGTCTGTGGATCGAGTTAGAGGTGCTGTGAGGTATATAAGAGCATCACCATCAAGGTTGACAAAATTCAACCAACGGGTAAAAGAAGAAATGATAGATAGTAAGGCTCAATTGTGTTTAGATGTGCCTACTAGATGGAACTCAACATATATGATGTTAAAGGTGGCTGAAAAATATGAGCGTGCATTTGAATCATATGTACGTGATGACCATAATTTTTTTCTTGATCTTACTGCTGGAGATGGAGTTCCTACATTTGATGATTGGGAAATTGTTCGAAGAGTTATAAAAGTATTGGAGCCTTTTTATCATCTTACATTGAAGGTGTCCGGATCTTTGCATGTTACCTCTCATTCACTTTTTGAAGTATTGACGGATGTGCATTGTCTTTTTGATGGGTGGCAAGATTGTGGAGATCTAGAAATAATTTCTATGACTTCCAAAATGAGAGAGAAATATAATAAGTATTGGGGTGAAGGAAACAAGATCAACATGCTAGTTTACTTGGCGGTCATCTTTGATCCGCGATGTAAAATGAGTTTTTTGGACTTTGGGGTCAACTTGCTTTTTCCTAATGTcgctaatgacattataaaaatgATTGATAAAGAATTGCATTGCTTGTTCAATGAGTATTCTTCTAATGCTGGGAGAATTGAATTGTTTGAAGGTAGATCTAGTTCTTTGACTAATCTTTGCGCTTCAATGGAAATAGATCGATCGAAATGAAAACGGGCTTGGCCAAACAAAAATACCTTAAGAAGAAGAAACAAGTTGGATTAGAAAGCAAATCTGAGTTGGATAGATATTTGGGTGAAGATGAAGAAGTAAACAATTCAAGTTCATTTGATTTACTA contains the following coding sequences:
- the LOC128284181 gene encoding zinc finger BED domain-containing protein RICESLEEPER 2-like, with the protein product MKSVMKNYFEKDISRVCLTTDTWTSLQRISYMVLTAHWVDDEWRLQKRIINFCPISAHRGESIGQAIEKCLRDWGIERVFTITVDNASANSVAIEYLRKKFNHRNASVANGKFIHMRCVAHILNLIVQYGIKDASVSVDRVRGAVRYIRASPSRLTKFNQRVKEEMIDSKAQLCLDVPTRWNSTYMMLKVAEKYERAFESYVRDDHNFFLDLTAGDGVPTFDDWEIVRRVIKVLEPFYHLTLKVSGSLHVTSHSLFEVLTDVHCLFDGWQDCGDLEIISMTSKMREKYNKYWGEGNKINMLVYLAVIFDPRCKMSFLDFGVNLLFPNVANDIIKMIDKELHCLFNEYSSNAGRIELFEGRSSSLTNLCASMEIDRSK